The genomic interval ACAGTACCTCTGTTACTAGCAGATAGTAGAGGGAGAGCCTACAGTACTCTGTTACTAGCAGATAGTAGAGGGAGAGCCTACAGTACTCTGTTACTAGCAGATAGTAGAGGGAGAGCCTACAGTACTCTGTTACTAGCAGATAGTAGAGGGAGAGCCTACAGTACCTCTGTTACTAGCAGATAGTAGAGGGAGAGCCTACAGTACTCTGTTACTAGCAGATAGTAGAGGGAGAGCCTACAGTACCTTTTGTTACTAGCAGATAGTAGAGGGAGAGCCTACAGTACTCTGTTACTAGCAGATAGTAGAGGGAGAGCCTACAGTACCTCTGTTACTAGCAGATAGTAGAGGGAGAGCCTACAGTACCTCTGTTACTAGCATATAGTAGAGGGAGAGCCTACAGTACCTTTGTTACTAGCAGATAGTAGAGGGAGAGCCTACAGTACCTCTGTTACTAGCATATAGTAGAGGGAGAGCCTACAGTACCTCTGTTACTAGCATATAGTAGAGGGAGAGCCTACAGTACCTCTGTTACTAGCATATAGTAGAGGGAGAGCCTACAGTACCTCTGTTACTAGCAGATAGTAGAGGGAGAGCCTACAGTACCTCTGTTACTAGCAGATAGTAGAGGGAGAGCCTACAGTACCTCTGTTACTAGCAGATAGTAGAGGGAGAGCCTACAGTACCTCTGTTACTAGCAGATAGTAGAGGGAGAGCCTACAGTACCTCTGTTACTAGCAGATAGTAGAGGGAGAGCCTACAGTACTCTGTTACTAGCAGATAGTAGAGGGAGAGCCTACAGTACTCTGTTACTAGCAGATAGTAGAGGGAGAGCCTACAGTACCTCTGCACTCGTACGATCCATCTGTGTTGTGGCAATATGTGTTGGAGAGGCATCGAGCCAGCTCTGTGCCGCACTCATCAGTGTCTGGAAACAACATTCACAAGTTAAACACTGTAGTAGGGATTTTCAAGGTGAAAAAAAAGAAGGGCAGTCACAGATGAAGTCAATCAAAATCAATCTGGTTTAATACAAGTTGAAACAGGGAGACACCTCCAGCACAGAAAGAGACCatgtctaacctgtcttctctaaGCAGACCCTTATATTCTAATCTATTCTCACAGAACCAACGTTCTGAAAACACCTACTAACAGGCTTGAATCACAGTGTCACAGAATCCAACAATCGGTCATTTTACCTCCAGATATGAGAACAATCCATAACATTTAGTGTCAAGTCTAATGACCATCAACCTGTACACAAATGGGTGTCACAAAGCATTGTGTTAATAATTACTCCTAACTGAAATTGAATTTCTCCATTACAAACACAGATACAAAGTAAGAAAACTAACAGAAGACACATGCTctctcaaatacacacacaaaagccAAATACTCACCAACACACTTGTTGTCATGGAGGATCCACCCAGGTTTGCAGTCCACACATTTGTAGTCCTCTGGCCCTGAGCATTTCTTACAGGAGTGGTAGCATGCTAGACATCACACACAGAGAAGAAGTGATTAGTCTGTGAGACTTCTACATGAGATTGGTTGAGAATAAGCCAGGCTGTCTGGTTCATGATCAGACAGGCTAAACGGTTTCTGATTGGGTACCTGCACAGGCTGATGTGCTGTGATTGGAGCTCTTCTCTCTGTAGTAGCCATCTGCACAGCTCTGACACAGCTGACCAAAGTACCccggatcacacacacactccccatctcCCAGACGGGTACCCTCTCCCTCACAGCGACCCagaccaccacacacacctccaggacCGGACAGACACTCTGCAGCACaacaacacacagggttaataagttgacaacagagagagaactatagagagacctatcctgtgtgtgtgttcaatacCTTTGCAGTCTGGGCCAAAGCGTCCTGGGGGACAGCAGAGTCGGAGCTCCTCTATACACAGCCACTCAAATAGATCTGGAGCCTCCTGctgcctacacacacagagacaatcaCAAGGTCAGTGATGAGAggggaaggacacacacacataacaataTAATACACAGGTGTGTAAATACAACAGTAAAACAAAAGTCATTATACATATACCACATTTACATGATCACACACATACCGGTGGAACCACCATGTCTCCACTTGGTCCTCTAACTGCTCCAGCAGTTTGTTACAGTCAAAGTCAGATTTCTCACATGCTGCCTCCACTATCTCCAGCAGCCTGGTCTCACTGagaaccaggaggagaggagacgtgaGTAATGTGGAACACTTCACTAGAGAACAGAGCACAGAGAAAACAAATACACCCTCCTATTCTCCATTATGCACTCTAGGAGGATCTCTGACACACGCTCGCtcactctcacagacacacacagtgaggccTAGTTTTGAGAGGCTGTCATATTGTGTAAGGACATATGTGGTGTAGAGCCCTAGTCTtgtcagtactgtactgtactggttcAGCATCGCCTTGGCTCAGTCATGAGGAGTCCAATTCAGGTCAGAGGCATCAGATAACAAGCCTTCATAGCAACACAATAAAGGTGCATTGGCCATTCAACAACATGCTACGGCTTGTCAGGGATTAGCAGGCCTCGTGGGCTTTCCTCTACAGAAACACAGATGTTAGATTGCAGGTCTTATTAAAGACTGCAGTTCCTATGACTGTATATTTGTGGAGATTCTAGTGACAGGCCTAGTGGGGCCATAAGTACCTGCGAGCATATTTAGCCAGCTTCTCCTCCTCCCAAGCAGTGTTCCCACCCCCAAAGTTTTTATTGGATGTTTTCTCCAGGCCCTGAAAAGACATGTTTTAATGAAAGACCACCAGGTGAAGACAGAAACAGAACAGCAAGGAGAGTAAAATGGCAGCTACTGACCGAAACATAAGCAATAAGCAAAAGAGATACCAATAGATACAAAAATGACAATATGACCGACAAAACTAATCAACAGActgagggaatgagagagacagagatagagactcCTACCTTGATGAAGCTGTCAGTTAGTTTGCGGCAGGTCTGACATGGTGCAGTCTGTACTTGTAccacagacagcacagagaagAGTACCAGGCCAGGGAGCAGGGGCCACGACCACCACATGGCTTGGACTACCTACCACTCAGCCACTGAGAACAGAGACAGGGGATTCAGACAGAGCAGGATCATAGACCGCTGTGGCTATTATTGATGATGACAATTCTCTCGGGTGATAGTACAGTCGGCATTTAAATGTGAgatattctaggtcgggtgaacagaaagacttgagttcctgtatattATCACAGTTACACCATAAGTTGTTAATCATAAAACATATACCAACACTCTTCTGCTTcccagagagatgtttattcctgtcagcgcgatgtactgagaacccaactggcttTACAGCGTCAGACAGTGTATCTCGAGAGAGAGAGCCATATTTCCGTGaagcagagtatgttacaatccctggtGTCTCTCTGAAAAGCAACTCTTGTCTTGAGTTCATCAATTTTATTATCCAGAGATTGGACATTAGCGAGTAAAATACTTGTGAGCAATGGGTGGCGTGCACGCTTCCTAAGTTGGACCACAAGACCGTCTTAAGTACCTCTTCTCCACCGGCGTGGTTTTGGGTCAGCCTGCGCTGGGGAGAGCAAACAAAAGACCTGCTACAAGGAAGTCGTAACCCTGGTCATAACGTTGGAAgttctggtgagttaccgccactCTAATATCCAACagttcttcctggctgtatgtaatgaCAATTCCTGAGCTTAATAACGTCAAATAAATAGTACATGAACAAAAAAAATACTGCAGAGTTGAATAAGAGTTTGTCGCGATGCTGCCATCTCCGTCGGCACCATCATACTGTATGggagcattcacgcaaaactgaaagccaACCACCACATTTTAACCAGGGGGCAAACTTCACGCTGtcctggacacctacagcaccggatgccataggaaggccaaaaagatcatcaaccacccaagccactgcctgttcaccccgctatcatccagaaggctagGTCAGTACAGGaaaatcaaagctgggaccgagagactgaaaaacagcttctatctcatggCCATCAGACTGCTCAACAGCCGTCACTAGCGActgcctatagacatagattagaaatcactggccactttaaggacatgaatcactagtcactttaataatgttccgTATCTAGCATGACTCATGTACAGTTGTAGTCGGAAATTTACTAGTCATTAAAAcaattttcaaccactccacaaatgtcttgttaactaactatcgttttggcaagtcggttaggacatctactttgtgcatgaaaagtattttttccaacaattgtttaaatacagattatttcacttataattgtatcacaattccagtgggtcagaagtttacatacactaagttgactgtgcctttaaacaacttggaaaattccagaaaattatgtcaaggctttattttaaaaaaatctttatttaactaggcatgtcagttaagtacaaattcttattttcaatgatggcctaggaacagtgggttaactgcattgttcaggagcagaactacatatttttaccttctcagctcggggattcgatcttgcaaccattCAGTTACTagtgcaacgctctaaccactaggctacctgccaccccagtggAAGCTtcttttagaagcttctgataggcaaattgacataatttgagtcaattggaggtgtatctgtggatgtatttcaaggcctaccttcaaactcagtgcctctttgcttgacatcatgggaaaatcaaaagaaatcagaaaaaaaaattgtagacctcaacaagtctggtttatccttgggattcatttccaaacacctgaaggtaccaagttcattcgtacaaacaatagtacacaagtataaacaccatgggaccacgcagccgtcataccgctcaggaaggagacgcgttctgtctcctagtgatgaatgtactttggtgcgaaaagtgcaaatcaatcccagaacaacagcaaaggaccttgtgaagatgctggaggaaacaggtacaaaagtatctacatccacagtaaaacgagtcataatgtgacataacctgaaaggctgcttagcaaggaagaagccactgctccaaaaccgccataaaaaagccagaactttttggagaaatgtcctctggtctgatgaaacaaaaatagaactgtttggctttgctgcaggagggactggtgcacttcacaaaatagatggcatcatgaggagtaaaatgatgtggatatattgacgcaacatctcaagacatcagtcaggaagttaaagcttggtcacaaatgggtcttccaaatggacaatgaccccaagcatacttccaaagttgcggcaaaatggcttaaggacaacaaagtcaaggtattggagtggccatcacaaagccctgacctcaatctcatagaaaatgtgtgggcagaactaaaaaagcgtgtccgtactattgtttttacagatgaacgtggtaccttaaggcgtttgaaaattgctcccaaggaggaaccagctatgtcaggaggaatgggccaaaatccacccaacttattgtgggaagcttgtggaaggcaactcgaaacgtttgatccaagttaaaccatttaaaggcaatgctaccaaatactaatcaagtgcaacttctgacccactgggaatgtgatgaaagaaataaaagctgaaataaatcattctctctactattattctgacttttcacattcttaaagtggtgaccctaactgactTAAGATGGATTTTTActgggatttttactaggattaaacgtcaggaattgtgaaaaactgagtttaaatgtattcggctaaggtgtatgtaaacttcccacttcaactgtataaactGCACTTCACACtgttctacggtatcttagtcacttttaaattgtgtttacatattgcatcacccatttaatatgtacatactgtattttattttAGACTATACcactgactgttaaacagccatctccagcacatcagagactgctgcctatagacatatattaggaatcactggccacgtTAAGGATATGAaatactagccactttaataatgtccccgtatcttgcattactcatctcatatgtataaactatACTCTATACTATTGTACAGTATCTTATTCACTTTAATTGTttgtaaatattgcatcacccatctcatatggacatactgtactctatactattctacggtatcttattcactttaattgtttgtaaatattgcatcacccatctcatatgtacatactgtactctatactattctacggtatcttagtcactttaattgtttgtaaatattgcatcacccatctcatatggacatactatactctatactattctacggtatctaagtcactttaattgtttgtaaatattgcatcacccatctcatatggacatactatactctatactattctacggtatctaagtcactttaattgtttgtaaatattgcatcacccatctcatatgtatatactgtactctatactatgtcACTGTATCTTACTCCAATGCAGCTATGACATATATATTCTTAATCCATTCCTCACTTAGatttacttgttagatattactgcactgtcggagctagaagcacaagcatttcactacacccacaataacatctgctaaacatgtgtatgtgaccaatacctgACTTGATTATCATGATGGGCAGCAGGATTAAATGTGTGTGAAAAGATAAGAGGATGAGTTatatcaatgtttcagtaaacAACGCAGAGCCACTGAATTCCTGTATCTCTCACATAGTCAATGTTCATTGACAAATCCAAACCTAGTTGGATCCTGTTATGGGTAAGCCTAGTGATGATTAAGCTCCATTACCTCTGCTGCCTGGCAAAAAAAATATAGCTAGTTAAATTCTTAGAAAGCTAGGTATGGAGCTCACTACG from Oncorhynchus keta strain PuntledgeMale-10-30-2019 chromosome 27, Oket_V2, whole genome shotgun sequence carries:
- the LOC118359610 gene encoding protein disulfide isomerase Creld1 isoform X1, producing the protein MWWSWPLLPGLVLFSVLSVVQVQTAPCQTCRKLTDSFIKGLEKTSNKNFGGGNTAWEEEKLAKYARSETRLLEIVEAACEKSDFDCNKLLEQLEDQVETWWFHRQQEAPDLFEWLCIEELRLCCPPGRFGPDCKECLSGPGGVCGGLGRCEGEGTRLGDGECVCDPGYFGQLCQSCADGYYREKSSNHSTSACAACYHSCKKCSGPEDYKCVDCKPGWILHDNKCVDTDECGTELARCLSNTYCHNTDGSYECRGCDQACVGCMGSGPARCKKCARGYKLRGAKCLDVDECSERVIACPGLNEACFNEEGSFRCECADGFIRRDSICVENQPYSGPEKGLFDDMTDDEVLVLQQMFFGVVICALATLAAKGDMVFTAIFIGGVAAMAGYWLSEKGDRMLDGFLKGR
- the LOC118359610 gene encoding protein disulfide isomerase Creld1 isoform X2, with translation MLAVKCSTLLTSPLLLVLSETRLLEIVEAACEKSDFDCNKLLEQLEDQVETWWFHRQQEAPDLFEWLCIEELRLCCPPGRFGPDCKECLSGPGGVCGGLGRCEGEGTRLGDGECVCDPGYFGQLCQSCADGYYREKSSNHSTSACAACYHSCKKCSGPEDYKCVDCKPGWILHDNKCVDTDECGTELARCLSNTYCHNTDGSYECRGCDQACVGCMGSGPARCKKCARGYKLRGAKCLDVDECSERVIACPGLNEACFNEEGSFRCECADGFIRRDSICVENQPYSGPEKGLFDDMTDDEVLVLQQMFFGVVICALATLAAKGDMVFTAIFIGGVAAMAGYWLSEKGDRMLDGFLKGR